In Nitrosospira briensis C-128, a genomic segment contains:
- the hflX gene encoding GTPase HflX: MQREVEEKSRYAVVAAVQLPSVSDNEFEASLSELRELARTLGYEVVRTFVQKRSSFDVTGYLGAGKRQEIREFVNNEPAEFEEIAASPDSRDIDTLLVDHEISPSQARNLEKEVGCEVMDRTMVILEIFHRNARSRAAQAQVEIARLGYMAPRLREAAKLAGPQGRQRSGVGGRGGGESHTELDRRKIRDRIAELQQEIAAMDVERKTQRVRRQKRQGFAGVALVGYTNAGKSTLMRALTGSEVLVANKLFATLDTTVRALYPESMPRVLVSDTVGFIKNLPHGLVASFKSTLDEALDASLLLHVIDASDPGFERQLEVTDGVLEEIGANVVPRIRVFNKIDHVGDAAAQAEREAALRTQYPDCVVMSARRPDDVAKLRQTIIAFFQQDLVEAELFLPWSAQQLRGGIYASCQVLEEYSDNEGTFFRVRGEPNVVKDLREQFSQSR; this comes from the coding sequence ATGCAAAGAGAAGTTGAAGAGAAATCCAGGTACGCCGTCGTGGCGGCCGTACAGCTGCCGAGCGTGAGCGATAACGAGTTCGAGGCGTCATTGAGCGAGTTGCGCGAACTTGCAAGAACACTGGGGTATGAGGTCGTTCGCACGTTCGTGCAGAAGCGCTCAAGTTTCGATGTCACAGGATATCTTGGTGCCGGCAAGCGGCAGGAAATACGCGAGTTTGTGAACAACGAACCCGCCGAGTTCGAGGAAATAGCCGCTAGCCCTGATAGCCGGGATATCGATACCCTCCTGGTCGACCACGAGATCTCGCCATCGCAGGCACGCAACCTTGAAAAGGAGGTTGGCTGCGAGGTAATGGACCGCACTATGGTCATCCTCGAAATTTTTCATCGCAACGCCCGTTCTCGTGCTGCGCAGGCCCAGGTGGAGATTGCGCGCCTCGGGTACATGGCGCCGCGCCTGCGCGAGGCGGCGAAGCTTGCGGGGCCGCAAGGTCGGCAGCGCAGCGGTGTCGGTGGTCGGGGCGGCGGCGAGTCGCACACTGAATTGGATCGACGCAAAATCCGTGACCGCATCGCCGAACTTCAACAGGAGATCGCCGCGATGGATGTCGAGCGCAAGACGCAGCGCGTCCGCCGGCAAAAACGTCAAGGGTTCGCTGGCGTGGCGCTCGTCGGCTATACAAATGCCGGCAAATCCACATTGATGCGGGCGCTCACGGGAAGCGAGGTGCTGGTCGCGAATAAGCTCTTCGCTACGCTTGATACCACGGTGCGTGCCCTCTACCCGGAGAGCATGCCACGCGTACTCGTCAGCGACACCGTGGGTTTCATAAAGAACCTGCCGCACGGACTCGTCGCCTCGTTCAAGTCAACGCTGGACGAAGCGCTGGATGCGTCCCTGCTGCTCCATGTCATCGATGCGAGCGACCCCGGGTTTGAGCGCCAGCTTGAGGTCACCGATGGCGTGCTTGAGGAGATCGGTGCGAATGTCGTGCCGCGCATCCGCGTCTTCAACAAGATCGACCACGTCGGCGATGCGGCGGCGCAAGCTGAACGCGAAGCGGCCCTACGGACACAGTACCCGGATTGCGTTGTAATGAGCGCACGCCGTCCTGACGACGTCGCGAAGCTCCGCCAGACGATCATCGCGTTCTTCCAGCAGGACCTGGTTGAGGCCGAGCTTTTTCTTCCCTGGTCGGCACAGCAACTGCGCGGCGGAATCTACGCAAGCTGTCAGGTGCTGGAGGAGTACTCAGACAATGAGGGCACCTTCTTTCGGGTTCGCGGCGAGCCCAATGTGGTGAAGGACTTGCGCGAGCAGTTCAGCCAGTCGCGATAA
- a CDS encoding transposase has product MPRRPRLNLPGIPWHIIQRGNNRAVCFYSEDDYLFYLHYLEENAARFGCVVHAYVLMTNHVHLLLTPEKADSASLLMKHLGQCYVQYINRTYRCSGTLWEGRFRSCLTQTEDYLLACYRYIELNPVRAGMVRHPRDYRWSSYMANAEGQPSRLIRPHDQYLCLGLSDAQRQIAYRDLFKTDLDADVLSQIRGSTNGNFVLGAERFQKEIESTLNQRVTRGKAGRPKKAAEGNKE; this is encoded by the coding sequence ATGCCGCGCCGCCCTCGCCTGAATCTTCCCGGCATTCCATGGCACATTATCCAGCGCGGTAACAACCGTGCAGTCTGCTTTTATTCCGAAGACGATTACCTCTTCTATCTGCATTACCTGGAGGAGAACGCGGCCCGCTTCGGCTGTGTCGTGCACGCCTACGTGCTCATGACCAACCACGTCCATCTGCTCCTGACACCTGAAAAGGCGGACAGTGCGAGCCTGCTCATGAAACATCTGGGCCAGTGTTACGTGCAGTACATCAACCGCACCTACCGGTGCAGCGGTACCCTCTGGGAAGGACGCTTCCGCTCCTGCCTTACTCAGACCGAGGATTATTTACTTGCCTGCTACCGCTATATCGAACTCAACCCGGTGCGCGCCGGTATGGTACGGCATCCCCGCGACTATCGCTGGTCGAGCTACATGGCGAATGCAGAAGGCCAGCCGAGCCGTCTTATCCGGCCTCACGATCAATATCTTTGCTTGGGCCTAAGTGACGCCCAGCGTCAGATAGCCTATCGCGACCTGTTCAAGACGGATCTGGACGCAGACGTGCTCAGCCAGATTCGGGGCTCAACCAACGGCAATTTTGTGCTTGGGGCTGAGCGTTTTCAAAAGGAAATTGAATCCACGCTCAACCAGCGTGTCACACGCGGCAAGGCGGGCCGTCCGAAAAAAGCCGCCGAAGGCAACAAAGAATAA
- a CDS encoding YMGG-like glycine zipper-containing protein — translation MRKIPGLFALLVTFVLVGCTSIPTGPSLMALPGSGRSFEQFRYDDYYCREFANEQVGGMDPNQASISSGAGSAAIGAALGAAAGAALGGGRGAAIGAGTGLVAGGLAGTRTAGASGYASQQRYDNGYIQCMYGKGHRVPVQGQVTNDPYTNGGSQYMDTPYPSYPPARSIRRSSVVPPPPPPPPGIPPPPPPR, via the coding sequence ATGCGCAAAATACCTGGATTATTCGCTCTGCTCGTCACATTCGTGCTCGTCGGTTGTACGAGCATCCCGACAGGGCCCAGCCTGATGGCGTTGCCAGGCTCCGGCAGAAGCTTCGAGCAATTTCGCTACGACGATTACTATTGCAGGGAATTCGCTAATGAACAAGTCGGTGGCATGGATCCGAATCAGGCATCGATATCCAGTGGAGCAGGCAGCGCCGCGATAGGAGCGGCGCTAGGGGCAGCGGCAGGCGCGGCCTTGGGCGGCGGACGCGGCGCAGCTATCGGGGCCGGCACCGGTCTGGTGGCTGGAGGCCTGGCTGGAACGCGTACCGCCGGGGCCTCGGGATACGCCAGCCAACAGCGCTACGACAATGGCTACATACAATGCATGTATGGAAAAGGCCATCGCGTCCCCGTACAGGGCCAGGTCACCAATGACCCATATACAAATGGCGGCAGCCAATACATGGATACACCTTACCCATCTTATCCCCCGGCCAGAAGCATACGGCGGAGTTCGGTAGTTCCGCCTCCTCCGCCACCGCCTCCGGGCATCCCTCCGCCGCCGCCCCCGCGCTAA
- a CDS encoding protein-L-isoaspartate(D-aspartate) O-methyltransferase: MKRRFAFGALLFCCCVFPSQGGEFEGSRHKMMEEVLATSGNFPPSSSVMAAMEKVQRHRFVSAWLTPFAYLNRPLPIGYGQTISQPLIVARMTDLLKVKKDDKVLEIGTGSGYQAAVLAEIAGSVYTIEIIEPLGKQAGERLKSLGYDNIKTKVGDGYYGWPEAAPFDAIMVTAAASHVPPPLLKQLKPGGRMVIPLGTHFMTQYLMLVEKQADGSVTTHQIVPVSFVPLVGGH, translated from the coding sequence ATGAAACGCCGCTTCGCTTTTGGCGCACTCCTGTTTTGCTGCTGTGTTTTCCCGTCCCAAGGCGGGGAATTCGAAGGATCGCGCCATAAAATGATGGAGGAGGTGCTGGCCACATCCGGCAATTTTCCTCCGAGTTCCAGTGTCATGGCGGCAATGGAAAAAGTGCAGCGCCATCGATTCGTGTCTGCCTGGCTAACTCCTTTTGCCTATCTCAATCGCCCTCTCCCCATCGGCTACGGCCAGACGATTTCGCAGCCCCTCATCGTCGCACGCATGACCGATCTGCTGAAAGTCAAGAAGGATGACAAAGTACTGGAGATCGGCACCGGCTCAGGCTATCAGGCGGCTGTTCTTGCGGAAATAGCCGGCTCGGTTTACACCATTGAAATCATAGAACCGCTGGGAAAACAAGCGGGCGAGCGGTTGAAATCCCTTGGCTACGACAACATAAAAACAAAAGTGGGCGACGGTTACTACGGCTGGCCGGAAGCGGCACCGTTCGACGCAATTATGGTGACGGCTGCCGCAAGCCATGTGCCACCCCCTCTGCTCAAGCAGCTAAAACCGGGCGGACGCATGGTGATCCCGCTCGGTACGCATTTTATGACCCAATATTTGATGCTGGTGGAGAAACAGGCGGACGGCTCGGTGACGACCCACCAAATCGTGCCGGTCAGTTTCGTTCCGCTTGTCGGCGGACATTAG
- a CDS encoding glycosyltransferase family 4 protein, with the protein MYSNHDVEKERPLKRLRVMMVGLRGCPGVQGGVEAHVEHLCPLLVDLGCDVTVLTRSSFQPSDVGPEWKGVKLVTLWAPRSKGLEAFVHTFLGVLYAAAKRPDILHIQAIGPGIMTLPARLLGRKVVVTHHGPNYDHQGWGRFARFVLQLGEFFAMRISQRRIVISNVIRELVRRKHKIDSDLIPNGIVVPEMPTTSHALKSFGLDAGRYVLLVGRLVPEKRHKDLIEAFRMAGLSGWKLVLVGSSDHPGAYMREVVEIAERSPNVVMTGFQTGLALRELYAHAAMFALPSSHEGLPIAMLEALSYGLPVIASDIPANLEIGLAAEHYFPLGNVSVLSQRLTEFSMIPSAGSDRERRRQWVRERYDWHDIAARTCEVYAAVAGRKLPISEQHASLPPTTGSG; encoded by the coding sequence ATGTATTCAAACCATGACGTAGAGAAGGAAAGGCCGCTTAAGCGCCTGAGGGTAATGATGGTAGGCCTGCGTGGCTGCCCCGGCGTTCAGGGTGGAGTAGAGGCGCACGTCGAACATTTATGTCCGTTGCTTGTCGATCTTGGTTGCGATGTGACCGTACTGACGCGCTCTTCTTTTCAGCCGTCCGACGTCGGGCCGGAATGGAAGGGCGTAAAACTCGTGACCCTCTGGGCCCCTCGGTCGAAGGGGCTGGAGGCATTTGTTCATACGTTCTTGGGCGTGCTATATGCGGCGGCCAAGCGGCCTGATATTTTGCATATACAGGCTATCGGACCTGGAATTATGACCCTGCCTGCCCGATTGCTAGGACGGAAGGTGGTTGTGACCCATCATGGACCTAATTACGACCACCAGGGTTGGGGACGCTTCGCTCGTTTCGTGCTTCAACTCGGCGAGTTCTTTGCCATGCGGATTTCGCAGAGGCGTATCGTAATCTCGAACGTCATCAGAGAACTGGTGCGTAGAAAGCACAAAATCGACAGCGACCTGATTCCCAACGGCATAGTGGTTCCCGAAATGCCGACTACATCACATGCATTGAAATCTTTCGGACTGGACGCGGGACGTTATGTCTTGCTGGTCGGTCGCCTGGTACCCGAAAAGCGGCACAAGGATCTCATTGAGGCTTTCCGGATGGCTGGCCTGTCAGGCTGGAAATTGGTTCTGGTAGGAAGTTCCGATCACCCAGGTGCGTATATGCGGGAAGTGGTGGAGATAGCGGAACGTTCACCCAATGTTGTGATGACCGGTTTTCAGACTGGTTTGGCGCTGCGCGAATTATATGCCCATGCGGCTATGTTTGCGTTGCCGTCCTCGCACGAAGGTTTGCCTATCGCGATGCTGGAAGCCTTAAGCTATGGGTTGCCGGTGATTGCCAGCGATATTCCTGCCAATTTGGAGATTGGGCTGGCGGCAGAGCATTATTTTCCCCTCGGAAATGTTTCGGTTCTATCGCAACGCCTGACTGAGTTCTCGATGATACCCTCGGCGGGCAGCGACCGGGAACGGCGACGGCAATGGGTGCGGGAGCGCTACGATTGGCATGACATCGCGGCACGTACGTGTGAAGTATATGCGGCTGTAGCAGGGCGAAAATTGCCCATTTCGGAGCAACATGCATCTTTGCCGCCCACGACCGGGTCTGGATGA
- a CDS encoding DUF4398 domain-containing protein, with amino-acid sequence MKDFSKYKWYQMMSVIVLAAVFAAGCATTEKRDTAAQLAVAKTAVADAVSAGAPEFAPVELKTAQENLEDAEKAAMDDDYKRAIRLGENAQTNAQLASAKARAAKAQQAADALKESDQTLQNEMNRKLK; translated from the coding sequence ATGAAAGACTTTTCGAAATATAAATGGTATCAAATGATGAGCGTAATAGTTCTTGCCGCTGTATTCGCAGCAGGTTGCGCAACCACGGAAAAGAGAGATACGGCGGCTCAGCTTGCAGTTGCGAAAACTGCGGTTGCCGACGCGGTAAGCGCCGGGGCGCCGGAATTTGCTCCGGTGGAATTGAAAACTGCCCAGGAAAACCTGGAGGATGCAGAAAAGGCAGCGATGGACGATGACTACAAACGTGCCATAAGGTTAGGTGAAAACGCGCAAACAAATGCGCAACTAGCGAGCGCTAAAGCGCGTGCGGCGAAAGCACAGCAAGCAGCAGACGCATTGAAGGAAAGCGATCAAACACTACAAAACGAAATGAACCGCAAATTAAAGTAA
- a CDS encoding CNP1-like family protein, whose protein sequence is MKRILLLLCFLPLAACAPQKALRGFDSEFDGGKTWTELQVQLPAHPEVENLLPFDAGPASDNLHYIDAPSIVVGKDNIVRYTLVIKSPQGATNISYEGMQCALDGAGENVRAEVLIIKLRGTAKRLYAIARDDKTWVRARGSKWEELEDVSQHYAQRALSRYFFCPADITVGSREEAIYALKRGGHPRVIQ, encoded by the coding sequence ATGAAAAGAATTTTGTTGTTGCTATGCTTCCTGCCGCTCGCGGCGTGCGCTCCCCAGAAGGCGTTAAGGGGATTCGATAGTGAATTTGATGGCGGCAAAACCTGGACTGAGCTGCAGGTGCAACTGCCCGCCCACCCTGAAGTTGAGAATCTGTTGCCTTTTGACGCTGGCCCTGCCAGCGATAACCTTCACTATATTGACGCTCCTTCCATCGTTGTGGGAAAAGACAATATCGTGCGCTACACGTTGGTAATCAAATCCCCCCAAGGCGCGACAAACATAAGCTACGAGGGCATGCAGTGTGCGCTCGATGGTGCTGGAGAGAACGTGAGAGCGGAAGTGTTGATAATTAAATTACGGGGTACCGCAAAAAGGCTATACGCCATAGCCCGTGACGACAAGACATGGGTACGGGCACGGGGATCAAAATGGGAGGAACTCGAAGATGTATCACAGCACTATGCGCAACGGGCGCTTTCCAGATATTTCTTCTGTCCGGCTGATATTACCGTAGGAAGCAGGGAAGAGGCCATTTACGCATTGAAGAGAGGCGGCCATCCACGCGTGATTCAGTAG
- a CDS encoding spermidine synthase: protein MNAPRPPFVAIGLLSACVLAYEVLLTRLFSIVLWHHFAYMIISAAMLGYGASGTALTLLKKKIIPHVGTVYVMAAAGMAFLMPAAFLLTQQVPFNPLELLWDKTQLAKLLAIYLLMMLPFFCGGLGIGLVLWHFGKEAGRIYAFDILGAGVGSLGVIGVLFLVPPNKVLIVLTVLALLAAAVAIIELKVRPKWLAGVFAGLASLVVVALPGDWLQVHISPYKDLSQTLNIAGAKVIEQRSSPLGQITVVENTRIPFRHAPGMSLNATDEPPPQLGVFVDGEGPSVLTRFDGNLAPLAYLDQFTSALPYHVLAQPHVRPRVLVLGAGAGSDVLQALYFRAASVDAVELDRNVIDLVRQRFHDFAGDLYAQPGVHVHEGEARGFANASREHYDLVQVALLDSFGVASAGLYGLSESYIYTVEALQTYLNRLRPGGILAVTRWLTLPPRDALKLFATATLALERNGVPDPGKRLVMIRGWKTVTLLVKNSDFTASEIVVIKEFSRKRSFDVAYYPGMHTDEANRYNILVQPYFFEGAVALLGPQRQNFIDRYKFYIEPATDDRPFFFHFFKWEAAAELFALREQGGMPLLDWSYPLLVAALVQAFVVSVLLILAPLAISRCRHTLPNGRVALYFLAIGLAFMFIEIAFIQKFVLFLAHPLYAVAVVLCAFLVFAAVGSWLAGRWQKQVTGTSHLIVAVMVMAALSLLYLAILPGLFQALIHLPDMAKIAISVLLIAPLAVCMGMPFPTGMMRLASIAQNAIPWAWAINGFASVVGAVLATLLAIHLGFAVVILLAVVIYGLAAVALRGFA, encoded by the coding sequence GTGAATGCGCCACGCCCACCATTTGTTGCCATCGGGCTGCTCTCTGCTTGTGTGCTGGCGTATGAAGTGTTGCTGACGCGCCTGTTCAGCATCGTGCTGTGGCATCACTTCGCCTATATGATCATCAGCGCGGCAATGCTGGGCTATGGGGCGAGCGGAACGGCGCTAACGTTGCTGAAGAAAAAAATCATTCCACACGTTGGAACAGTCTATGTCATGGCTGCCGCAGGGATGGCTTTTCTGATGCCTGCAGCGTTTCTGCTGACGCAACAGGTTCCGTTCAATCCGCTTGAACTGCTGTGGGATAAAACACAGCTAGCCAAGCTGCTCGCCATTTATCTGCTGATGATGCTGCCCTTCTTTTGTGGAGGGTTGGGTATCGGCCTCGTCTTGTGGCACTTCGGCAAGGAAGCAGGCCGCATCTATGCCTTTGATATCCTGGGCGCGGGGGTGGGCAGCCTGGGCGTTATCGGCGTGCTGTTTCTCGTTCCACCGAACAAGGTGCTCATCGTCCTCACGGTGCTGGCCCTGCTGGCTGCCGCTGTCGCCATCATCGAGCTGAAAGTGCGGCCGAAATGGCTGGCGGGCGTGTTTGCAGGGCTGGCCTCCCTGGTGGTTGTAGCGCTGCCCGGCGACTGGTTGCAAGTGCACATTTCGCCCTACAAGGACCTGAGCCAGACATTGAATATTGCCGGAGCAAAGGTGATCGAACAACGTTCCAGCCCGCTGGGACAGATCACGGTAGTGGAAAACACCCGTATCCCCTTCCGCCATGCGCCGGGGATGAGTCTCAACGCAACGGACGAGCCACCGCCCCAGTTGGGCGTGTTCGTGGATGGAGAAGGGCCGTCCGTGTTGACACGGTTTGATGGCAACCTGGCACCGCTGGCCTACCTCGACCAGTTTACGTCAGCACTGCCTTACCATGTGCTGGCACAGCCGCATGTACGGCCACGGGTACTAGTGCTGGGCGCAGGCGCCGGCAGCGACGTGTTGCAGGCGCTCTACTTCCGCGCAGCGTCTGTCGATGCAGTAGAACTCGATCGCAACGTCATCGATTTGGTTCGGCAACGCTTCCATGACTTTGCCGGTGACCTTTATGCCCAGCCTGGGGTACACGTGCACGAAGGCGAAGCGCGCGGCTTCGCCAACGCCAGCCGGGAGCACTACGACCTTGTGCAGGTGGCGTTGCTGGATTCATTTGGTGTCGCCTCGGCAGGACTTTACGGCCTGAGCGAAAGCTATATCTACACGGTGGAGGCACTTCAGACCTACCTGAACCGCCTCAGACCCGGCGGCATATTGGCGGTTACGCGCTGGCTGACCTTGCCGCCGCGCGATGCGCTGAAGCTGTTTGCCACAGCAACGCTCGCTTTGGAGCGGAACGGCGTGCCCGATCCTGGCAAGCGACTGGTGATGATACGCGGCTGGAAAACCGTTACCTTGCTGGTAAAAAACAGCGATTTCACAGCGAGTGAAATCGTGGTGATCAAGGAATTCAGCCGCAAGCGCTCTTTCGACGTAGCCTACTATCCGGGAATGCACACCGACGAGGCAAACCGTTACAACATTTTGGTGCAACCCTATTTCTTCGAGGGCGCTGTCGCACTGCTCGGTCCGCAGCGGCAGAACTTCATAGACCGATACAAATTCTATATCGAACCGGCAACTGATGACCGGCCTTTTTTTTTCCATTTCTTCAAGTGGGAAGCTGCCGCTGAATTATTCGCTTTGCGCGAGCAGGGCGGCATGCCGCTTCTCGACTGGAGTTATCCGCTTCTGGTGGCGGCTCTGGTACAGGCATTTGTCGTCAGCGTTCTGCTGATCCTGGCGCCGCTGGCGATATCGCGATGCAGGCATACATTGCCCAACGGGCGGGTAGCCCTGTACTTCCTCGCCATCGGCCTGGCTTTCATGTTCATCGAGATCGCCTTCATCCAGAAATTTGTGCTGTTCCTGGCTCATCCGCTATATGCCGTGGCGGTCGTGCTGTGCGCGTTCCTGGTTTTTGCGGCAGTAGGAAGCTGGCTTGCCGGACGGTGGCAGAAGCAGGTGACGGGCACCAGCCATCTGATCGTGGCTGTAATGGTCATGGCCGCGTTATCGCTACTCTATCTCGCTATCCTGCCGGGCCTGTTCCAGGCGCTCATCCATTTGCCGGACATGGCGAAGATAGCGATTTCAGTGTTGCTGATCGCGCCCCTGGCGGTATGCATGGGAATGCCTTTTCCCACGGGTATGATGCGGCTGGCGTCCATTGCCCAAAATGCTATTCCGTGGGCGTGGGCGATCAATGGTTTTGCCTCGGTGGTCGGGGCCGTCCTCGCTACGTTGTTGGCCATTCACCTTGGTTTTGCCGTGGTGATTCTGTTGGCTGTCGTGATCTACGGCCTGGCCGCTGTTGCGCTGCGGGGGTTTGCTTGA
- a CDS encoding Mut7-C RNAse domain-containing protein: protein MVTATFRFYEELNDFLAPERRKQEFACPCARAATTKHMIEALGVPHTEVELVLVNGESVGFERLLKDGDRVAVFPRFEMLDITPMLRVREKPLRTTHFIADAHMGGLARLLRMAGFDTLYDNNFQDGNIEAIVARDGRILLTRDRELLKRRTITHGCYVHALKPAQQLCEIFDRLDLARSVRPFTLCLECNTALHSIDKTEVLTRIPPFIREHFDHFSTCDTCQRVFWKGSHWQRMLALLDECMAGSQSS, encoded by the coding sequence ATGGTCACCGCAACATTCCGGTTCTACGAGGAACTGAACGATTTTCTCGCGCCCGAACGGCGCAAGCAAGAATTTGCTTGCCCTTGCGCCCGAGCGGCGACAACCAAGCACATGATCGAAGCGCTCGGCGTGCCTCATACCGAAGTTGAATTGGTGCTGGTCAATGGAGAATCGGTAGGGTTCGAGCGGCTATTGAAAGATGGCGATCGGGTCGCGGTTTTTCCCAGGTTCGAGATGCTCGACATCACCCCCATGTTGCGAGTGCGGGAGAAGCCCCTACGCACGACGCACTTTATTGCAGACGCCCACATGGGTGGGCTCGCCCGGTTACTTCGCATGGCAGGCTTCGATACACTTTACGATAACAACTTCCAGGATGGCAATATAGAGGCTATCGTCGCGCGCGATGGGCGCATTCTGCTTACGCGCGACAGAGAACTGCTCAAGCGCCGCACAATCACCCACGGGTGTTACGTGCACGCATTAAAACCGGCGCAACAGTTGTGCGAAATATTCGACCGGCTGGACCTCGCGCGGAGCGTACGGCCATTTACGCTATGCCTGGAATGCAACACGGCATTGCATTCCATTGATAAAACAGAAGTGCTGACGCGTATTCCACCCTTTATACGCGAGCATTTCGATCACTTCAGCACGTGCGATACTTGCCAGCGCGTTTTCTGGAAAGGTTCGCACTGGCAGCGCATGCTTGCCCTATTGGATGAGTGCATGGCGGGTAGCCAATCCTCCTGA
- a CDS encoding OmpA family protein yields the protein MKKNGYLTISFMVIAALAGCGSTPNALLDSARSSYRSAQSDPEVTNLAPLELKQAGDTLAQADNAWKKGKDAAKVDHLAYLAQQQVSIAQETAKRKAAEADVSAADAERNKIRLSARTEEAEKAQQQAQSAEMRASTLESQLKELNAKKSDRGTVITLGDVLFDTNHAELKSGGVRELQKLADVLKQNPQRNVAIEGFTDSTGSENYNQQLSERRANAVRDTLMNMGIDSTRITTRGYGKSFPVASNNTQAGRQLNRRVDVVISDENGNIKSR from the coding sequence ATGAAGAAAAATGGCTATTTAACCATCTCGTTTATGGTTATCGCAGCGCTGGCGGGTTGCGGCTCGACACCAAACGCACTTCTGGATAGCGCTCGTAGCAGCTATCGCAGTGCCCAGAGCGACCCTGAAGTTACCAATCTCGCGCCTTTGGAACTGAAGCAGGCAGGCGACACGTTGGCACAAGCCGACAACGCCTGGAAGAAAGGAAAAGATGCTGCCAAAGTGGATCATCTGGCTTATCTGGCACAACAGCAAGTTTCAATAGCGCAGGAAACCGCAAAGCGCAAAGCTGCTGAAGCAGATGTGTCCGCCGCCGATGCCGAGCGCAATAAAATTCGCCTTTCTGCGAGAACAGAAGAGGCGGAAAAGGCTCAGCAGCAGGCACAGAGTGCCGAAATGCGGGCAAGCACACTTGAATCGCAGCTCAAAGAACTGAATGCAAAAAAATCAGACCGGGGTACGGTCATTACTCTCGGCGATGTGCTGTTCGATACTAATCATGCGGAGCTCAAATCGGGTGGCGTTCGAGAGTTGCAAAAACTTGCTGACGTTCTCAAACAGAATCCCCAACGCAACGTTGCTATTGAGGGGTTCACAGACAGCACAGGGAGCGAGAACTATAATCAGCAGCTTTCTGAACGGCGCGCCAATGCGGTCCGCGATACCTTGATGAATATGGGCATTGATTCCACTCGCATCACAACGCGCGGTTATGGGAAAAGCTTTCCAGTCGCCAGTAACAACACCCAGGCAGGCCGACAATTGAATCGTCGGGTAGACGTCGTTATTTCGGACGAAAATGGGAACATCAAATCACGCTAA
- a CDS encoding glycosyltransferase family 4 protein, with protein sequence MIAIVNPQFYGVHGIARYLDSFLTNLPEGYPTIYLITGDENREERSYPGVEIIHLPYSSGRLSLFTWGWQARKLIIRMYAEGKIRWVNLHFPPLIPGLLLPTHVPVVLTAHTTYFGMSGRFYSTRHFESQWNAASLATKSWMEHRIFDLTREVITLTEQGRQEVLTYGFQGPVTVIPNGADVSYFMPDDTVVKDIDVLFCGRIELRKGSRAMVELCHRLVALKHDIRICIVGYGEDEGWVKEAMGLYARNVSMTGKVSFSETQSYYNRSRVYASTSYYEGLPGTCLEAMAMRLPPVVWDFLFYRGLVNEGETGLLAAPNDFSAMAAKVLELLADPQRAEELGRNGRALLEREYNWKKLAQEVLDVFKP encoded by the coding sequence ATGATTGCAATTGTTAATCCTCAGTTTTACGGAGTTCACGGAATTGCCCGTTATCTCGATTCGTTTCTTACAAATCTGCCAGAGGGATATCCGACGATATATCTGATTACCGGTGATGAAAATAGAGAGGAACGCAGCTACCCGGGCGTGGAGATAATCCACCTTCCATATAGTTCCGGCCGCTTAAGCCTGTTTACCTGGGGGTGGCAGGCCCGCAAATTGATCATACGGATGTACGCCGAAGGCAAAATACGTTGGGTTAACCTTCATTTCCCGCCATTAATTCCTGGGCTGTTACTACCCACGCATGTCCCGGTGGTGCTAACGGCGCATACGACCTATTTCGGGATGTCAGGCCGGTTTTACTCAACCCGGCACTTCGAGAGCCAGTGGAATGCGGCATCGCTTGCCACCAAGTCGTGGATGGAGCATAGAATTTTTGATTTGACGCGCGAAGTAATTACCTTGACCGAGCAGGGGCGCCAAGAGGTGTTGACCTACGGGTTTCAAGGACCGGTGACGGTTATTCCGAATGGCGCGGATGTTTCGTATTTTATGCCTGATGACACGGTTGTGAAGGACATAGACGTGCTGTTCTGTGGCCGCATCGAGCTCCGCAAGGGCAGTCGCGCAATGGTTGAGTTGTGCCATCGGTTGGTTGCGCTCAAGCACGACATTCGAATTTGCATTGTCGGATACGGAGAGGATGAAGGTTGGGTAAAGGAGGCAATGGGCTTATATGCCCGCAATGTGAGCATGACAGGCAAGGTGTCGTTCTCCGAAACGCAGAGCTATTACAATCGCAGTCGCGTCTATGCTTCCACGTCGTATTACGAGGGACTGCCAGGCACCTGCCTGGAGGCAATGGCAATGCGCCTGCCACCCGTCGTGTGGGATTTCTTGTTCTATCGTGGCTTGGTCAACGAAGGCGAAACAGGGTTACTGGCCGCTCCCAATGATTTCAGTGCAATGGCAGCCAAGGTATTGGAACTGCTTGCCGACCCACAGCGTGCCGAGGAATTGGGCAGGAACGGACGCGCCCTCCTGGAGCGCGAATACAACTGGAAAAAGTTGGCCCAAGAGGTATTAGATGTATTCAAACCATGA